TGGCGTCCGGGGCCTCGACGCTGGCGACCGTGGCCAGTTCGCTCTTGCGGTTGCTGTCGGGCAAGGTGCGGGCGCGGTCCAGGTTGGCCTTGACGGCCGCGGCGTTCACCGGCGTGCCGTCGTGGAAGACGGCGTCGGTGCGCAGCTTGAAGGTCAGGACCTTGTTGTCCGGGCTGATGGTCCAGGATTGCGCCAGCTGCGGCACGATCTTCAGGTCCGGCGTGATCTCTACCAGCTTGTCGCAGAGGGAAGCGAAGACGATGCGGCCCACGAAGGTGCGCGCGCGCACCGGGTCCAGCACGTCAGGGTCGTCCTGCAGGCCGATACGCAGGGTGGATTGGGCTTGCGCCAATCCGCTGGCCAGCATTCCCGCCATGGCCATGGCGAGGCAAAGTTTACGCATGAAAGATCTCCGTCGGTTCAGGTCGGCCTGGTTCCCCGCGCGGACGCGCCGCCCGGCATGAGGGAACAGACCCGAGCCGTGCCGCATCCGGGTCCATCCCCCGCCGCGCACGTTCTTGTTGGATTCTGCGCCAGGCGCGCGGCGATTGTATAGAGCGGCGGCTGTCGTAAGCCTAAATGCGCGCCGGGCGGCCGCCTTGCGGACGCGCTTTCAGGGAATGCGGCAAGGCGCCGCGAAGTCCACGGCGGCCTGGACCTCGGCGCGCAGCTTGGCGACCAGCGGCCGGGCATCGTCACGGCGGTACTGGAACGCATAGGGCATGGCCGCCAGGGGCGTATCGCCTTCCAGCACGCGCAGGCTGCCCTCGGTCTGCAAGGCGCGGGCCCAATGGCTGGGCAGCAGGCCGACGCCGGTGCCTTCTATCAGGAGGCCGACCACCGCCCCCCAGTTGTTGCAGCAGAGCCGTTCGCCGCCCGCCTCGCGGCCCGCCAGCCAGTCGTCGATGATGCGCGTGGTGCCGGCCCCGGCCGGCAGCGTGACCAGCGGCAGGCGCGCCAGCAGTTCCGGCGTCATGCGCGTGGCGCCGTCCAGCAGCGCCGGCGCGGCGACCCAGGAGAATTCGGCCTGGCCTATGGCGGAGGAAGCGATGTTGGACCGCGAGGAACGGCCCGCGATCACGGCGAAGTCCAGTTCACCGTCGGCCACGCGCTGCTCCAGCACCTGGCCGATGTCCACGTAGGGTTCCAGCACCAGGTCCGGGTAGGCGGCGCGCACGCCCCGGATCAGCCGCGGCAGCCAGGTCAGCGCGGTCAGTTCACCCACGCCGAAGCGGCAGCGCCCGCTGAGCCCGGCGCTTTGCGCCAACGACGCCCGGATCTGTTCGGCCGAGGCCAGCAGGTCGCGCGCCTGCGGCAGCAGGCGCTGGCCGGCGTCGGTCAGCACCGCCTTGTGGCCGCTGCGATCGAACAAAGGCAGGCCCAGACCTTCCTCGAGCTCGGTAATGCGCTTGGACAGCGACGAGACCGACAGGTGCAGGCGCTCGGCCGCCACGGCGAAACTTGCGCAGGTGGCGGCCCAGTAGAAGGCTTCGAGTTGCTTGAGGGTCATGCCGGGATTGTAGAGGCGCCCGCCATGGAAATGCCCTCCTTTGGGACGCTGCGTTGCAAAGCGCCCCAGCGGCATCAGACGGCTTTCGGCGTCAGCAGATGCGCGGAAAACCGGAGGGTATCGATGGCGGCGCGGAGCATGCGCTCGACGCGCGGCCACATGTCGCCCTTGAGGCGATCGGACCAGCAGATGCTGTCGAACACCCCGTCGACCAGGGCGTGCAGATAAAGATTGGACAGGCGCACGTCCAGCGCGCGCGGCAGGTCTTCGCGCTTGACCGCGGCGCGCAACAGTTTCTCCGAGGTGCGCAGGGCGTGGCGCTCCCACAGGTCGCGGCGGCGCAGCAGGGGCGCGTTTTCGTCGCTGCGTTCGCATTTCAGGTACAGGATCTCCAGCACGCGCTGCACCGAGCCTTCCTGCGCGTAGATCTGGATGTACTGCCGCATGGAGGTGTAGAGCGATTCCAGCGCCTCGCCGTCGGTCGAGACATGAGTCAGCGGCGCAGCCTCGCCCAG
The sequence above is drawn from the Achromobacter xylosoxidans genome and encodes:
- a CDS encoding LysR family transcriptional regulator; its protein translation is MTLKQLEAFYWAATCASFAVAAERLHLSVSSLSKRITELEEGLGLPLFDRSGHKAVLTDAGQRLLPQARDLLASAEQIRASLAQSAGLSGRCRFGVGELTALTWLPRLIRGVRAAYPDLVLEPYVDIGQVLEQRVADGELDFAVIAGRSSRSNIASSAIGQAEFSWVAAPALLDGATRMTPELLARLPLVTLPAGAGTTRIIDDWLAGREAGGERLCCNNWGAVVGLLIEGTGVGLLPSHWARALQTEGSLRVLEGDTPLAAMPYAFQYRRDDARPLVAKLRAEVQAAVDFAAPCRIP
- the axyZ gene encoding multidrug efflux transcriptional repressor AxyZ, producing MARKTKEESQRTRDRILDAAEHVFLSKGVAATTMSDIADHAGVSRGAVYGHYKNKIDVCIAMCDRALGEAAPLTHVSTDGEALESLYTSMRQYIQIYAQEGSVQRVLEILYLKCERSDENAPLLRRRDLWERHALRTSEKLLRAAVKREDLPRALDVRLSNLYLHALVDGVFDSICWSDRLKGDMWPRVERMLRAAIDTLRFSAHLLTPKAV